Proteins co-encoded in one Aspergillus flavus chromosome 2, complete sequence genomic window:
- a CDS encoding putative Hsp40 co-chaperone Jid1 (unnamed protein product) yields the protein MFKKPQVFSFGGLHLLNPSCHSSPAHPRPWQLSPHRGFATAHGFREDDLSWPSSSSFTPYDVFKQDRNAPYSKHRFYELVKIYHPDRPCNDHPLCRDLSPETRVHRYHVVVTAHEILSDPSRRAAYDLSGAGWNLHPQGSHPPWARPGSRDWSPIYANATWEDWERWQNRYNGKQQTMVDHRTFARLIILLTLLGGALQASWINKLSIGHEDRLQQLNEETMRLLAGRRENTVKQMPSSEAKVQHFLIRRDPSGVGLKGQEQQVYQKVLYPRESSSEEAHPVKILGNTTTDAKEPDPTS from the coding sequence ATGTTCAAGAAACCTCAAGTCTTCAGCTTCGGTGGATTGCATTTGCTAAATCCGTCGTGCCACTCATCACCAGCTCATCCGCGTCCATGGCAGTTGTCTCCGCACCGGGGGTTTGCCACTGCTCATGGTTTCCGCGAAGATGACCTCTCCTggccatcttcctcctcttttaCTCCCTACGATGTGTTCAAGCAAGACCGGAACGCTCCGTATTCGAAGCACAGGTTCTATGAATTAGTCAAGATCTACCACCCGGATCGACCGTGCAATGATCATCCATTATGCAGGGACCTCTCTCCCGAAACGAGGGTTCACAGATACCATGTTGTAGTAACAGCCCATGAGATTTTATCCGATCCATCTAGGCGGGCGGCTTACGATCTGTCTGGTGCTGGATGGAATCTCCACCCACAAGGTTCACATCCACCCTGGGCTAGGCCAGGCTCGCGTGACTGGAGTCCCATCTATGCTAATGCAACCTGGGAAGACTGGGAACGATGGCAGAACCGTTATAATGGAAAGCAGCAAACGATGGTTGACCATCGCACCTTTGCGCGATTGATTATACTTCTGACCCTGCTGGGAGGTGCGCTTCAGGCGTCCTGGATCAACAAACTAAGTATTGGACATGAAGATCGACTTCAACAACTCAATGAGGAAACCATGCGACTCCTGGCAGGACGACGGGAAAATACCGTGAAGCAGATGCCATCATCCGAAGCCAAAGTCCAACACTTTCTTATCCGGAGAGATCCTTCAGGTGTTGGATTAAAGGGGCAAGAGCAGCAGGTCTACCAGAAGGTTCTCTATCCTCGAGAGTCTTCCTCCGAAGAAGCGCATCCAGTGAAGATACTGGGCAATACGACCACGGATGCTAAAGAACCAGACCCGACATCTTAA